A stretch of Nitrospinota bacterium DNA encodes these proteins:
- a CDS encoding formylglycine-generating enzyme family protein, which yields MIRLFLFLIFLSSCDSHSVKQISVEVPAGITVPEGMVYIPAGEFIMGEPSETKRGRLVQSNAYLIDRFEVSHEAYKKLRPEHTYNPKNALRPVTFITYAEAESFCQAGGKRLPDEIEWEKAARGTDGRKWPWKIFTDHPNNGFSGFMPEPVEKRPEWISPYGVYGMGHNVWEWVTDDYKSEWQAEGENFKVLRGGLLQTHLTIKFSPAWFRNWMDPEEKLNFIGFRCAKDV from the coding sequence ATGATCCGCCTTTTTCTTTTCTTAATTTTTCTCTCTTCCTGCGACTCCCACAGTGTGAAACAGATTTCTGTAGAGGTGCCTGCTGGAATCACTGTTCCTGAAGGGATGGTCTATATCCCTGCCGGGGAATTCATCATGGGGGAACCATCTGAAACTAAGAGAGGCAGGTTGGTACAGTCTAACGCATACCTGATTGACAGGTTTGAGGTGAGCCACGAGGCTTATAAAAAACTCAGACCGGAGCATACCTACAATCCGAAAAATGCCCTTAGGCCCGTGACATTTATAACCTATGCCGAGGCGGAGTCTTTTTGCCAGGCAGGGGGAAAACGTTTGCCTGATGAAATAGAATGGGAAAAAGCGGCGCGGGGTACAGATGGCCGCAAGTGGCCATGGAAAATTTTTACCGACCACCCGAATAACGGGTTCTCAGGTTTTATGCCGGAGCCTGTGGAAAAGAGACCGGAGTGGATCAGCCCTTACGGTGTCTATGGAATGGGTCATAATGTCTGGGAATGGGTGACGGATGATTACAAGTCAGAGTGGCAGGCTGAGGGTGAAAATTTTAAAGTACTGCGTGGAGGTTTGTTACAGACGCATTTAACTATAAAGTTTTCGCCTGCATGGTTCCGTAATTGGATGGACCCTGAAGAGAAGCTGAATTTTATTGGATTTCGTTGCGCTAAAGATGTGTGA
- a CDS encoding SUMF1/EgtB/PvdO family nonheme iron enzyme, whose protein sequence is MVYIPPGPFIFGTDKKDESADALSMGIPKPWYADETPQQKIFLKGFYIDRYEVTYKRYKKYIDDLDAVPPENWEGKNFPEGKDNEPVTHVTWYDAANFCQWAKKELPSEKLWERAARGKEGHEYPWGNTFQKNMANLSGKPGSKSKPVAVGSFPKGVSPEGVHDLIGNVWEWVNDDYQPYKGSTYQSEYFQSGYKVLRGHSASDIGHFPGALYEQAIKMFARSGYRQYSYADEPAKDVGFRCSSKTQPTALKKGTTAFSTKSSPSLSTPASQKEQPKAAKPESLNPFQPKPNLPDSGIVALTFLAFIAGVFSFLSPCTLPILPAYFAVTAQSDRARMGLMSLAFFFGLASLFVAMGASASALGQILRNYMFQITQAGGIIVGIFGIMTLFGKGFSGASFQGKPASTFIGYFLFGATFALGWTPCVGPILSSILMLAASEKTVAQGMLLLFFYAVGLGLPLIIVATMCGNLPKDGMFWTLLRGKGWDITVAGKTIFLHTTNLFSGILLIALGIILATGYMTYINSLIPIEVQLWFSEFEETVLHWFL, encoded by the coding sequence ATGGTTTATATACCTCCTGGCCCATTCATATTTGGAACCGATAAAAAAGATGAATCGGCCGATGCACTTTCTATGGGCATCCCAAAACCCTGGTACGCGGATGAAACCCCACAACAAAAAATTTTTCTTAAAGGATTCTATATTGACCGATATGAGGTCACCTATAAACGTTACAAAAAATATATTGATGACCTGGATGCTGTTCCCCCTGAAAACTGGGAAGGCAAAAATTTTCCAGAAGGTAAAGATAACGAACCGGTAACACACGTTACCTGGTATGACGCCGCAAACTTCTGCCAATGGGCAAAAAAAGAATTACCTTCAGAAAAGCTATGGGAGCGTGCCGCAAGAGGGAAGGAGGGGCATGAGTATCCATGGGGAAATACCTTCCAGAAAAACATGGCAAACCTTTCAGGCAAACCAGGCAGTAAAAGCAAGCCGGTCGCGGTGGGTTCCTTTCCAAAAGGCGTAAGCCCCGAAGGAGTCCATGACCTGATAGGAAATGTATGGGAATGGGTGAATGACGATTACCAGCCTTACAAGGGAAGCACCTATCAGAGTGAATATTTCCAATCTGGCTACAAAGTTCTGCGCGGCCATTCTGCCAGTGACATTGGGCATTTTCCCGGAGCCTTGTATGAACAGGCCATCAAGATGTTTGCACGCAGTGGTTACCGGCAATACTCCTATGCCGATGAACCGGCGAAGGATGTCGGGTTCCGGTGCTCCAGTAAAACCCAGCCCACTGCTTTAAAAAAAGGGACAACTGCTTTTTCAACGAAAAGCTCACCATCTCTGTCAACGCCTGCTTCTCAAAAAGAACAACCAAAGGCTGCAAAGCCTGAATCACTGAATCCATTTCAACCCAAACCTAATCTGCCGGACTCTGGAATCGTTGCCCTGACCTTTCTGGCGTTTATAGCGGGGGTCTTCAGTTTCCTGTCTCCCTGCACATTGCCGATTCTTCCCGCTTATTTTGCTGTGACCGCCCAATCCGACCGGGCGCGTATGGGGCTCATGTCCCTGGCTTTCTTTTTCGGACTGGCATCCCTGTTTGTAGCGATGGGGGCCTCGGCCAGCGCATTGGGCCAAATCCTCAGGAATTATATGTTCCAGATCACCCAGGCCGGCGGGATCATCGTGGGAATTTTTGGAATCATGACCCTATTTGGAAAAGGGTTTTCGGGCGCATCCTTTCAAGGCAAACCCGCATCAACTTTTATAGGTTATTTTTTATTTGGAGCAACCTTCGCATTGGGCTGGACTCCCTGCGTTGGGCCTATCCTATCCAGTATTCTCATGCTGGCGGCTTCGGAAAAAACCGTTGCACAGGGCATGCTCCTGCTGTTCTTTTACGCGGTCGGACTTGGGCTTCCTCTTATAATCGTAGCTACAATGTGTGGCAACCTTCCAAAAGATGGAATGTTCTGGACCCTGCTTCGAGGTAAAGGGTGGGACATCACTGTAGCCGGAAAAACAATTTTTCTGCATACCACCAACCTGTTCAGCGGCATTTTACTGATTGCCCTGGGTATTATACTGGCAACAGGATATATGACTTATATTAACAGCCTTATCCCTATAGAGGTTCAGCTCTGGTTCAGCGAGTTCGAGGAAACTGTTTTACACTGGTTTTTATAA
- a CDS encoding TlpA family protein disulfide reductase, with translation MVLGKKSILFYCLVSAFVLLPLFSTPVFAEPEEFIPAPDFTLKSLKGEEISLSQHRGKYVLVNFWATWCGPCKMEMPALETLHQRFKTKNFSLLAISNDMFGAKIVEPFVKANNLTFPILLDQQLQASNKFGVVSLPTTFMIDPKGNIIGELRGAEDWVSPDNLLYFENLLSN, from the coding sequence ATGGTCTTAGGAAAAAAATCTATATTATTTTACTGCCTGGTTTCTGCTTTCGTTTTATTACCTCTTTTTTCGACACCGGTTTTTGCAGAACCAGAAGAATTCATCCCCGCACCTGACTTCACTCTCAAATCCCTCAAAGGGGAAGAAATAAGCCTCAGTCAGCATAGAGGGAAGTATGTGCTGGTTAATTTCTGGGCAACGTGGTGTGGACCCTGCAAAATGGAAATGCCCGCTCTGGAAACCCTGCACCAACGATTTAAGACAAAAAACTTTTCCCTGCTTGCTATCTCAAACGATATGTTTGGCGCAAAAATTGTCGAGCCTTTTGTCAAAGCCAACAATCTTACCTTTCCTATACTTCTTGACCAGCAATTACAAGCCAGCAACAAATTCGGTGTTGTCAGCCTGCCCACCACTTTTATGATCGACCCAAAAGGCAATATCATCGGTGAACTAAGAGGTGCGGAAGACTGGGTCAGTCCTGACAATCTCCTGTATTTCGAAAATCTTTTGTCAAACTGA
- a CDS encoding NifU family protein, translating into MREEVEEVLESVRPMLIQDGGNVELVDIEDGVVKVRLVGACVSCSSSTMTLKMGIEKALKKAIPMVRCVEAVE; encoded by the coding sequence ATGAGAGAAGAAGTTGAAGAGGTGCTGGAGAGTGTGCGGCCCATGCTCATACAGGATGGGGGTAACGTAGAACTGGTTGACATTGAAGACGGCGTGGTAAAAGTCCGGCTTGTGGGAGCCTGTGTTTCGTGCTCCAGTTCCACCATGACCCTGAAAATGGGGATTGAAAAAGCATTGAAAAAAGCTATCCCAATGGTACGTTGCGTCGAAGCGGTGGAATAA
- a CDS encoding YfhL family 4Fe-4S dicluster ferredoxin, giving the protein MALLITEDCVNCGVCEPECPNEAISEGDDIFVIEWERCTECIGWYEEPQCVEVCPVDCIPKDPEHVETEEELLEKKEALVNGG; this is encoded by the coding sequence ATGGCTCTGCTCATCACCGAAGATTGTGTGAACTGTGGCGTCTGTGAACCCGAATGCCCTAACGAAGCGATTTCCGAAGGGGATGATATTTTTGTTATCGAATGGGAGCGTTGTACAGAATGTATAGGCTGGTATGAAGAACCACAATGCGTGGAAGTCTGCCCTGTCGACTGCATCCCTAAAGATCCTGAACATGTTGAAACTGAAGAGGAACTGCTGGAAAAAAAAGAAGCACTCGTAAACGGCGGCTAA
- a CDS encoding M67 family metallopeptidase: protein MFPLAKEQLDEIHRHAIEEYPYECCGIVIGKVGHNDQDILFRCTNIQNKLHEQDPETFVRDARTAYNIDPKELMKILKEVESKQLPIKVFYHSHPEHDAYFSEEDSRMALFDGEPTYPEASYLVVSVYDKKIRAQAMFSWNPETKTFEQTPD from the coding sequence ATGTTCCCACTTGCTAAAGAACAATTGGACGAGATACATCGTCACGCAATTGAGGAATATCCATATGAATGTTGTGGAATCGTGATTGGAAAAGTGGGTCACAACGATCAAGACATTCTGTTCAGATGCACCAACATTCAAAACAAGCTCCATGAACAGGACCCCGAAACATTTGTCCGGGATGCCCGCACGGCATATAATATTGATCCTAAGGAGTTGATGAAAATATTAAAGGAAGTTGAGTCAAAACAACTTCCGATCAAGGTTTTCTATCATTCTCATCCCGAGCATGATGCTTATTTCTCCGAGGAAGATTCGAGGATGGCATTGTTTGACGGAGAACCTACTTATCCGGAAGCCAGTTATCTGGTGGTTTCTGTTTATGATAAAAAAATCCGGGCTCAGGCGATGTTTAGCTGGAACCCGGAAACAAAAACTTTTGAGCAAACACCGGACTAA
- a CDS encoding (2Fe-2S)-binding protein, which translates to MHKVHFERENRTIQVEPGENLRLAAIRNKFSIYAHIHKILNCRGRGLCTACTVQIVAGNVEDRNETESEKLAKKPADFRMACQISVNDDLVVKTHP; encoded by the coding sequence ATGCACAAAGTACATTTTGAGAGAGAGAACCGTACCATTCAGGTCGAGCCTGGAGAAAACCTTCGGTTAGCGGCTATCCGTAATAAATTCAGCATCTACGCCCATATACATAAAATCCTGAACTGTCGGGGGCGGGGTCTATGCACTGCCTGTACCGTGCAGATTGTTGCAGGAAACGTGGAGGACAGAAACGAGACCGAATCGGAAAAACTCGCTAAAAAGCCCGCAGACTTCCGCATGGCCTGCCAGATCTCGGTCAATGACGACCTGGTCGTAAAAACCCACCCCTGA
- a CDS encoding rod shape-determining protein, whose protein sequence is MIKNLFNNIFSLFSTDLAMDLGTANSLVYITEKGIILNEPSVVAVNIDDNTIEAVGLEAKKMYGRTHGRVNTIRPMKDGVIADFDITNRMIQYFIKKVLSQHRFFKPRMVVGVPTCITQVEKKAVIDASLMAGIREVHLVEEPMAAAIGVGIPVHRPEGNMVIDIGGGTSDVAVISLSAIAYGESVRVAGDEIDESIVRYMRLQHHLNIGVFEGERVKKEIGSAFPQAGSMTTEVRGLNVKTGVPMSITIGDDEIREALKEPLTNITTVIMRALEKIPPELSADIHSNGIYLTGGGALIRGLDKMIEEKTTLKVFIPEDPLLSIVKGAGAVLDDFQNMKKVCIN, encoded by the coding sequence ATGATAAAAAATCTATTCAATAATATATTCAGTCTGTTCTCCACCGATCTGGCAATGGATCTGGGCACAGCAAACTCTCTCGTTTACATTACCGAAAAAGGAATCATCCTTAACGAGCCCTCCGTAGTTGCAGTAAATATTGACGACAATACAATTGAAGCCGTAGGGCTGGAAGCAAAAAAAATGTATGGACGCACCCACGGCCGCGTCAATACCATTCGACCTATGAAAGACGGTGTCATCGCTGACTTTGATATAACAAACCGGATGATCCAATACTTCATAAAAAAAGTATTGAGCCAGCACCGGTTTTTTAAACCGCGTATGGTTGTCGGCGTACCAACCTGTATCACGCAGGTAGAAAAAAAGGCAGTGATTGATGCATCCTTAATGGCTGGAATAAGAGAAGTCCATCTGGTAGAAGAACCCATGGCCGCCGCAATCGGCGTCGGCATTCCTGTACATCGACCTGAAGGAAACATGGTTATAGATATCGGGGGCGGTACTTCAGATGTAGCCGTTATTTCATTATCCGCAATTGCCTATGGTGAATCTGTGCGTGTTGCCGGCGATGAAATTGATGAATCCATAGTTCGCTATATGCGGCTCCAGCATCACCTTAACATCGGTGTTTTCGAAGGAGAGCGAGTCAAGAAGGAAATTGGCAGTGCGTTTCCTCAAGCGGGTTCCATGACAACCGAAGTCAGGGGATTGAATGTTAAAACCGGCGTCCCCATGTCCATCACCATAGGGGATGATGAAATCCGCGAAGCACTCAAAGAACCACTGACCAATATCACCACGGTCATCATGCGTGCTCTGGAAAAAATACCCCCTGAACTTTCCGCCGACATCCATTCTAACGGCATTTACCTGACCGGGGGCGGTGCACTTATTCGGGGACTGGACAAAATGATCGAAGAAAAAACCACCTTGAAAGTTTTTATCCCTGAAGACCCTCTTCTGAGTATCGTAAAGGGAGCTGGGGCCGTTCTTGATGATTTCCAAAATATGAAAAAAGTCTGTATCAATTAA
- a CDS encoding GAF domain-containing protein — protein sequence MTPSNIILGHLIDLIGNVADAYTCALFTTESSEKELVLSECFTLSRNLDRGAKIAFGEGPIGKAAQTRKTQLIENLDQNTRFLRIYNKNEDLKSFMALPVIYGDQVAVLSIDTKERYQFSVKLQKILSEFTQQIAWNLEASSLEQSTTFEPVFQEINSYCRLLAESPDRSSIADRLTQIPTSLVPCPAIAVTWFDENLTVGRISGHRGFANDLSNTQVHLGKGLVGSCAKSRSPLLLHMHEGRKSIIFSENEKSEDLQSAAAIPIQHNDTLYGVLLAGSAEPDGVSHADLDKLALIVSAAASALFCSDTKDRWTYDKNLDPVTGVPNHRFLTEYHHALADEVFKPNKSVFFLTFKITNLVELYEIHGVDRGDTYLKQVMALISKVVPSPKYVFRLSDNSFLILLMDRKEEDMGVSKSKLKHLFEHNPLYVDGVSIQAEFQWGLSIYPVEGKELFNLINLSRNRLAPKTKAMA from the coding sequence ATGACCCCATCCAACATCATTCTAGGACATCTAATTGATTTGATCGGAAACGTTGCCGATGCATATACCTGCGCCCTGTTCACTACAGAGTCGTCGGAAAAAGAGCTCGTTTTAAGCGAGTGTTTCACCCTTAGCCGTAATCTGGACAGAGGGGCAAAAATTGCCTTTGGCGAAGGCCCTATTGGCAAGGCAGCACAAACACGCAAGACTCAGTTAATAGAAAATTTAGACCAGAACACCCGCTTTCTCAGAATCTACAATAAAAATGAAGACCTCAAAAGTTTTATGGCTCTTCCAGTAATTTATGGGGACCAGGTTGCTGTATTGTCCATCGACACAAAGGAGCGATACCAGTTTTCAGTAAAATTGCAGAAAATATTATCCGAATTCACTCAACAGATAGCCTGGAATCTGGAAGCTAGCAGTCTTGAGCAATCGACAACGTTCGAACCTGTTTTTCAGGAAATCAATTCCTACTGCCGGTTACTCGCAGAATCACCGGATCGTTCATCAATTGCGGACAGGTTGACACAAATCCCGACTTCCCTGGTCCCCTGCCCAGCTATAGCTGTAACCTGGTTCGATGAAAACCTGACCGTGGGAAGAATCAGCGGACACAGGGGATTTGCGAATGACCTTTCGAACACCCAGGTACACCTTGGCAAAGGACTGGTAGGTTCTTGCGCTAAAAGCAGGTCTCCCCTTCTTTTACACATGCATGAAGGGCGCAAGTCCATTATATTCTCAGAAAACGAAAAGTCTGAAGATCTGCAATCTGCCGCCGCCATACCTATTCAACACAACGACACATTATATGGAGTCCTTCTAGCAGGCTCCGCAGAACCTGATGGAGTGAGCCACGCCGATTTAGACAAACTGGCGCTGATCGTTTCTGCCGCCGCCTCAGCCCTGTTTTGTTCAGATACCAAAGACCGCTGGACTTATGACAAGAATCTTGACCCTGTCACAGGAGTTCCCAATCATCGGTTTTTGACGGAATATCATCATGCATTAGCTGATGAGGTTTTCAAACCCAATAAATCCGTTTTTTTCCTCACTTTTAAAATCACCAACCTGGTAGAACTATATGAGATCCACGGTGTGGATCGTGGCGATACTTATCTGAAACAAGTAATGGCCTTGATCTCAAAAGTGGTCCCGTCCCCGAAATATGTTTTTCGCCTGTCAGACAACAGTTTCCTGATCCTTCTCATGGATCGCAAGGAAGAAGACATGGGTGTATCAAAATCAAAACTGAAGCATCTGTTTGAACACAACCCTCTTTATGTTGATGGGGTTTCCATCCAGGCCGAGTTTCAATGGGGGCTTTCAATCTATCCAGTTGAAGGTAAAGAACTGTTTAATCTCATCAATCTCTCACGTAACCGTCTAGCCCCGAAAACGAAAGCTATGGCATGA
- the hisI gene encoding phosphoribosyl-AMP cyclohydrolase: protein MEREYFLAIEKLADNSSLALSEVMEQLAFNEQGLIPVITQDAKTKAMLMFAWMNKESLQKTIATKRMTYWSRSRQQLWVKGETSGHVQRVVSMSFDCDGDAILCQVEQQGAPCHTGRESCFYLNVAADNQQVIVDGDHA, encoded by the coding sequence ATGGAACGAGAATATTTTTTAGCTATAGAGAAACTTGCAGACAACAGCTCCCTGGCATTATCCGAAGTCATGGAGCAACTTGCATTCAATGAGCAGGGCTTGATTCCCGTAATCACCCAGGATGCAAAAACCAAAGCCATGTTGATGTTTGCCTGGATGAATAAAGAATCTCTCCAAAAAACGATTGCGACCAAACGCATGACTTACTGGTCACGAAGCCGTCAACAATTATGGGTAAAAGGTGAGACCAGTGGCCATGTGCAAAGGGTGGTCTCCATGTCATTCGATTGCGATGGCGATGCCATTCTCTGTCAAGTGGAGCAGCAGGGCGCACCCTGTCATACCGGCAGGGAGTCCTGTTTTTATTTAAACGTGGCAGCCGATAATCAACAGGTTATTGTTGATGGCGATCACGCGTAG
- a CDS encoding MerC domain-containing protein, with the protein MKTAQAITDKLAIGLSLMCAIHCLVITSLLALLPSMAALPLDNEYFHIWMVVIVIPSSAYALTLGCKQHKRYQLLILGSIGLTLLVLAVGLGEERIGEGGEKILTILGAGFVAVGHWFNFRLCRAQQHSDCTSTS; encoded by the coding sequence ATGAAGACAGCGCAAGCGATAACTGACAAGTTAGCTATAGGCTTATCACTAATGTGTGCCATCCATTGCCTTGTCATAACAAGCTTATTGGCATTGCTGCCCAGCATGGCTGCATTACCACTGGATAACGAGTACTTTCATATCTGGATGGTTGTTATCGTTATTCCTAGCAGTGCGTATGCCTTAACATTGGGTTGCAAACAGCACAAGCGCTATCAATTGCTGATTTTGGGTTCTATCGGTTTAACTCTGCTTGTCCTGGCGGTAGGTTTGGGAGAAGAGCGTATCGGTGAGGGTGGAGAAAAAATCCTGACTATTCTAGGGGCTGGTTTCGTTGCGGTTGGGCATTGGTTTAATTTCCGTCTTTGTCGCGCACAACAACATAGTGACTGTACTTCAACAAGTTAA
- a CDS encoding GTP-binding protein, whose product MSAKQTIQTVPVTVLTGFLGAGKTTLLNYILTENHGKRIAVIENEFGEIGIDNELVINAEEEIFEMNNGCICCSVRGDLIRILGNLMKRRDKFDYILLETTGLADPGPVAQTFFLDDEIGTKLSLDGIVTVVDAKHIYPRLADSRETREQIAFADVILINKTDLVTSKELIALEIRLRKMNGAAKIFHTKNSKIDLDHILNISAFDLKRSLEINPRFLEPEYPFEWGGIFELDAGNHELNLQEGPDPGMKVSLRQVPQTSLEELSQVIEPNVRVFSEDFETLYSGDVLKPNARLFYLDLQFGQSKFSIQVPEKGSYILFSEHMPEEFNAAIKNENGEIVHPEISQEFKPDHEHDNEISSIGISLAGDIDKEKLQKWLGVLMRTKAVDIFRMKGILSIKDHPNRFVFQGVHMFFDGYPEKPWGDKKRENNLIIIGRDLDRGSFEDGIRSCLS is encoded by the coding sequence ATGAGTGCTAAACAAACAATTCAAACGGTACCCGTAACCGTGTTAACGGGATTTCTAGGGGCCGGCAAAACAACGTTACTGAATTATATATTGACTGAAAATCATGGCAAAAGAATCGCCGTTATTGAGAATGAATTCGGAGAAATCGGTATTGATAACGAATTAGTTATTAATGCCGAGGAAGAAATTTTTGAAATGAATAACGGTTGTATTTGTTGTTCTGTCCGTGGAGATCTTATTCGGATACTCGGTAATTTAATGAAACGTAGAGACAAGTTTGACTACATTTTGCTTGAGACTACGGGTTTGGCAGATCCAGGTCCAGTAGCCCAAACGTTTTTTTTGGACGACGAGATTGGAACCAAGCTATCCCTAGACGGTATCGTTACCGTTGTTGACGCAAAACACATCTACCCCAGACTTGCGGATAGTCGTGAAACCCGTGAACAAATTGCCTTTGCAGATGTCATTCTAATAAATAAAACAGATTTAGTTACGTCTAAAGAGCTCATTGCTTTAGAAATCAGACTACGAAAAATGAATGGAGCCGCAAAGATATTCCACACAAAAAATTCAAAGATTGATTTGGACCATATCTTGAATATCTCCGCTTTTGATTTGAAACGATCTTTGGAGATCAACCCAAGGTTTTTAGAGCCGGAATATCCTTTCGAATGGGGTGGAATTTTTGAACTCGACGCAGGCAATCACGAACTTAATCTTCAAGAAGGCCCAGATCCTGGAATGAAAGTATCTTTGCGACAGGTCCCGCAAACAAGTTTAGAAGAATTATCTCAAGTTATAGAACCAAACGTTCGAGTTTTTTCTGAAGATTTTGAAACTTTGTACTCTGGAGATGTCTTAAAGCCAAACGCTAGACTGTTCTATTTGGATCTCCAGTTTGGTCAATCTAAGTTCTCTATTCAAGTCCCCGAAAAGGGCTCTTACATATTATTCTCAGAACATATGCCGGAAGAATTTAACGCTGCTATAAAAAATGAAAATGGAGAAATTGTTCATCCTGAAATTTCACAAGAATTTAAACCTGACCACGAACATGACAATGAAATTTCTTCGATTGGCATAAGCCTGGCTGGAGATATTGATAAGGAAAAACTCCAAAAATGGTTAGGAGTCCTTATGCGGACCAAGGCTGTAGATATCTTTCGAATGAAAGGAATATTAAGTATCAAAGATCACCCCAATCGCTTTGTTTTCCAGGGAGTTCACATGTTCTTTGATGGTTATCCGGAAAAACCCTGGGGAGATAAAAAACGCGAAAACAATCTAATCATCATTGGTCGGGATTTGGACCGTGGTTCTTTTGAAGATGGAATTCGTTCATGCCTGAGCTAA
- a CDS encoding SUF system NifU family Fe-S cluster assembly protein: MAYSNELYQQVILEHNRKPRNFREMEDSTHNCHGYNPLCGDDFKVFLKVDSANVIEDLSFIGTGCAISKASSSLMTSYLKGKKVDEARVVFDEFHKMLLGEFEPENNEHHLGKLTLFLGVREYPSRIKCASLSWHTMIGALDKNEVMSTE, from the coding sequence ATGGCGTATAGCAACGAACTGTACCAGCAGGTTATTCTGGAGCATAATAGGAAACCCAGAAACTTCAGGGAGATGGAGGACTCGACCCACAACTGCCATGGTTATAATCCGTTGTGTGGCGACGACTTTAAAGTCTTTTTAAAGGTGGATAGTGCAAATGTTATCGAGGATCTGAGTTTTATCGGAACCGGATGTGCCATCTCAAAGGCCAGTTCTTCGCTAATGACGAGCTATCTGAAAGGCAAAAAGGTTGATGAAGCAAGAGTGGTTTTCGACGAATTTCATAAAATGTTATTGGGTGAGTTTGAGCCGGAAAATAACGAACACCATTTGGGCAAACTGACCCTGTTTCTGGGTGTTCGCGAGTATCCCTCGCGAATAAAATGCGCAAGCCTTTCATGGCACACCATGATCGGCGCGTTGGATAAGAACGAAGTGATGAGTACTGAGTGA
- a CDS encoding transcriptional repressor: MKTAVSKKIIQKAEKLIKENNLSLTEPRKNILGFLLKNHGPFSVEEIHKGLGNNACDLATVYRCVVQFENANLVEKCYLGEEMFKYEFKDTEHHHHHIICRNCRNVDKMKYCFVSEIEQMIRDKGYSDITHSLEFFGTCAKCSAKAVR, translated from the coding sequence ATGAAGACAGCCGTTTCCAAAAAAATAATTCAAAAGGCAGAAAAACTGATTAAGGAAAATAATTTAAGCCTTACAGAACCCAGGAAAAACATACTGGGATTTTTACTTAAAAACCACGGGCCTTTCTCAGTCGAAGAAATTCATAAAGGATTGGGAAACAATGCTTGCGATCTGGCAACCGTTTATCGTTGTGTCGTTCAATTCGAGAATGCCAACCTTGTAGAAAAATGTTATTTGGGTGAAGAGATGTTCAAGTATGAATTCAAGGATACAGAACACCATCACCATCATATTATCTGTCGAAATTGTAGAAACGTTGATAAGATGAAGTATTGTTTTGTCTCTGAAATCGAGCAAATGATTCGCGACAAGGGCTATTCAGATATCACTCATTCTTTGGAATTTTTTGGAACTTGTGCAAAATGTAGCGCAAAAGCAGTAAGGTGA
- a CDS encoding cation transporter, with translation MSNCASTCEEGVNQLAKSHQLALGLAFAINIGMFFIEVIYGWLSGSKALFADSLDMLSDAFLLGSSLFVIQRSEKCRTWVAMIKGMVMCAFSFFILASVVYRFFVPQLPEALTMGVVGGLALAANLICAFLVFRYRGDDINMKSAWLCTRNDVLANLGIIVAAWGVDFTQSFWPDLFVGTLISILVFRSSLEIVQEASTILRKI, from the coding sequence ATGAGTAATTGTGCCTCCACTTGTGAGGAGGGAGTAAATCAATTAGCCAAGAGCCACCAACTAGCTCTCGGTTTGGCGTTTGCTATAAATATAGGTATGTTTTTTATAGAAGTGATCTATGGCTGGCTGTCAGGATCCAAAGCACTTTTTGCCGATTCTCTGGATATGTTAAGCGACGCTTTTCTGTTGGGGAGTTCTCTTTTTGTAATTCAACGAAGCGAAAAGTGCCGAACCTGGGTTGCAATGATTAAAGGGATGGTAATGTGCGCCTTTTCTTTTTTTATACTCGCCTCGGTGGTTTATAGATTTTTTGTCCCCCAATTGCCTGAGGCGTTGACCATGGGAGTGGTTGGTGGATTGGCTTTAGCAGCGAATTTGATTTGCGCCTTTTTAGTATTTCGTTATAGAGGCGACGATATAAATATGAAATCGGCTTGGTTATGCACACGAAACGATGTCTTGGCAAATCTAGGGATTATTGTTGCCGCCTGGGGAGTTGATTTTACCCAATCGTTTTGGCCGGATTTATTTGTGGGAACACTTATTTCCATATTGGTTTTTAGGTCTAGCCTAGAGATTGTTCAGGAGGCTTCAACTATTTTGCGTAAAATTTAA